The following are encoded together in the Amblyraja radiata isolate CabotCenter1 chromosome 27, sAmbRad1.1.pri, whole genome shotgun sequence genome:
- the snip1 gene encoding smad nuclear-interacting protein 1 — MEAPGPRRTHRQPAPHSPGTRAPAPRRTARGHDPAPLIKRRRSSSRSSGGSVSPPAHWKGGSPARSSPGPGPGPGPDPQQQQQQRARPHDRSRRERHEHPRQERNERRHRDHSEGNEHRRKKDGDRERRREGSDRGQAHGKKNGGPRTEPGLSGRDREDQQLSEQQAEREFNNDRRRQNRDRFKALGAENPETEPNSSQASSGNAAQVKEEPNFELSGALVEDTNTFRGVVIKYNEPAESRIPKKRWRLYPFKNDEPLPVMHIHRQSAYLLGRQRRIVDIPIDHPSCSKQHAVLQYRLVQFTRGDGTTGRRVRPYIIDLGSANGTYLNNQRIEVQRYYELREKDVLKFGFSSREYVILHEFSDTAEVDARQEQNDDDDDEEEEEEEEEES, encoded by the exons ATGGAGGCCCCGGGCCCCCGCCGCACCCACCGCCAGCCCGCCCCGCACAGCCCCGGGACCCGGGCCCCAGCACCCCGCCGCACGGCCAGGGGGCATGACCCCGCACCCCTCATCAAGCGGCGCCGCTCCAGCTCCCGCTCCTCCGGCGGCAGCGTCTCCCCGCCCGCACACTGGAAGGGCGGCTCGCCGGCCCGGAGcagccccggccccggccccggccccggccccgacccgcagcagcagcagcagcagagagcGCGGCCCCACGACAGGAGCAGGAGG GAACGTCATGAGCACCCACGACAGGAGCGCAACGAGAGACGCCACAGAGACCACTCGGAAGGAAATGAGCACCGACGTAAGAAGGACGGTGACCGAGAGCGACGGAGAGAGGGCTCGGACCGCGGGCAAGCTCACGGCAAGAAGAACGGTGGGCCCCGCACGGAGCCTGGATTGAGCGGTCGGGACAGGGAGGATCAGCAGCTAAGTGAACAGCAAGCCGAGCGCGAATTTAACAACGATAGACGGCGCCAGAACCGTGACCGGTTCAAAGCACTGGGCGCTGAGAATCCCGAAACTGAACCAAACAGTAGCCAGGCCAGTAGCGGGAATGCTGCCCAGGTTAAAGAGGAGCCTAATTTTGAGTTATCCGGTGCCCTCGTGGAAGATACAAACACCTTTCGTGGCGTGGTGATAAAATACAATGAACCGGCAgagtcccgcatcccaaagaaacGGTGGCGACTTTACCCGTTCAAGAATGACGAGCCTCTACCAGTCATGCACATTCATCGTCAGAGTGCCTATCTCTTGGGTCGTCAGCGAAGGATAGTGGACATCCCCATTGATCACCCCTCATGTTCCAAGCAGCATGCTGTGCTGCAGTACAG ACTAGTGCAGTTCACCCGTGGTGATGGTACAACTGGCAGGAGGGTGAGGCCATACATCATCGATCTAGGCTCTGCTAATGGCACCTACCTTAACAATCAACGCATTGAGGTCCAGCGATACTATGAACTCCGAGAAAAGGATGTGCTGAAATTTGGTTTCAGTAGCAGGGAATATGTAATTTTGCACGAATTCTCAGATACTGCTGAGGTGGACGCACGACAAGAACAGAACGACGACGATGatgacgaggaggaggaggaggaagaggaggaggaaagtTAA